GACATTGGAAACTTATACGACAAGATTAAAACAGTTAGAAGATATAGCTAACTCCTTCAAGGGAGTTGATAAGACTTTTGCCATTCAGGCCGGTAGAGAAATTCGAATTATGGTAGTTCCTGAACAGGTAAGTGATTCTGACATGATTTTATTAGCAAGGGATATTTCAAAACAGATTGAAAATGAATTGAGTTATCCGGGACAGATTAAAGTCAATGTGATCCGCGAATCGAGAGCAGTTGATTACGCAAAGTAAGATATTTATCTTATAAGCAGAAGACTGATACAGATTAGAATAAAAAAGCAAAATTCTTGAGAAAGAATTTTGCTTTTTTTAATAATACTTTTTACATGGGATTCCTCCCGGTACCATGATGATAGAAGGCTGGATTTCCGCTTCTAATGAATTAAATCATAAGATTATTTTCTGTGAATATATTTTAATAAATATGTTTGCAGGGAGGATGTTATGTATTATACGATTGAAGGCAAAAGAGTTCTTGGGATTTTGTATATAGCAGGATTGATAACGGGAACGCTTTTTTTTAATATTACGATGAAAATGCAGATATTTAAACTATCTGATTTTCTTGATTTTACAGAGTATATGAAGATGTTAGAAAATATAGATTTATCTACATTTTGTTCGTATGTATTTTTTGTACGTTTCAGACAGTTAATATTATTTTTTATTGGTCTGTTTTTGTTTTCGCCATATATTGTTTTTTGTCTTCTGGATTATATAACATCAATATTTATTGGAATATTGCTTTCTGTTATGGTATTAAAATATGGTTGGACAGGCATGATCGGAGGAGTCTGCTTTTTATTTCCACAATATGTTTTTTATGGTATGATTTTTATTATCATATATATTTACTTGTTCCGAAATGCGGTCATTGGAAATTTTTATATGGCTATTTCAAGGGGAAGGCATGGGAATTCGCAAACCTTACTTAAAGACAGGATTATCATAACTTTACTTA
This Anaerobutyricum hallii DNA region includes the following protein-coding sequences:
- a CDS encoding stage II sporulation protein M, producing MYYTIEGKRVLGILYIAGLITGTLFFNITMKMQIFKLSDFLDFTEYMKMLENIDLSTFCSYVFFVRFRQLILFFIGLFLFSPYIVFCLLDYITSIFIGILLSVMVLKYGWTGMIGGVCFLFPQYVFYGMIFIIIYIYLFRNAVIGNFYMAISRGRHGNSQTLLKDRIIITLLIIGLFFVGCYLEAYISPLILKKIFSIFP